The following proteins are co-located in the Paralichthys olivaceus isolate ysfri-2021 chromosome 2, ASM2471397v2, whole genome shotgun sequence genome:
- the frmd4ba gene encoding FERM domain-containing protein 4B isoform X2, producing the protein MAVRIIRGMEDLVASSSQLVWGLAHQTLRRWYNRGLMPCRRFLETWFRIGKCYQMTEGRLCQVQLLDDRNLELLVQPKLLSRELLDLVSSHFNLKEKEYFGLCFIDDTGQNNWLQLDRKVLDHDFSKTSGPLELRFLVRFYIEKITFLKENTTVELFFLNAKSLVFNETIEVESGNVFKLAAFALQEAKGGFTSADTARSDLKQLPVLPTRVLREHPSLNFCEDKVIEHYRKLKGLTRGQAVVQYLALVESLPTYGVHYYPVKDKQGLPWWLGVSYKGIGQYDLQDKLKPRKLFQWKQLENLYFREKKFAVEVNDPHRRTVTKRTFGQTGLVIHTWYASHSLIKTIWVMAISQHQFYLDRKQSKSKMTTTRSSGDIAVDLTEICAPRITKLSSIESKDQLIMASSGSLISAGSADSEVSEEQKKEKIAELKKKEKDLQDKLTKKVEELKKICMREAELTGRLPKEYPLATGEKGPQVRRRVGTAFKLDDLFPYDEDPHLRNLESMFALQQKIVEAAIKLASEGDLCKTARKKRRNNFLDARRKLENIERDINAYRIKKGKKPTQRASLILADDVNPSDLSSLSDSLTLDDDDEFTSQRQRSRSVQYSPRLHHAETLDLHYNKERRVSANEQHAENRLIYGQVQESLHYSHRDALSSHSSPFKPASRQPRDARSMPPTPLLTRNAYSSTQLRTEDAPQHFRQRSGSLESQSQFQTETEPPVPTVTFSPPRRSNSTEVLDDGSSYTSQSSVEYSVPGNHTHRRRARGRHRKDMYANTGSMPNLAQPDTRCYAYQPRARPTTTAYYVTGYPSYADPEPYSNGLYMYDNEMEGHYNVNPSYNPAPTDYHDMHSHYGNDEIDGMSQHPYATLRPPRNRQVAHSNEHVSKNIQKALVAEHLRGWYHRNAAHKQPTYYDYDRGSQQSLGYQTMPAPYSHNNRNMFSSASSASSTGNWHSQMSGGMLEYDMPMHAPPPSYSYSTAPYTHSAHSRYGTSQLLKASWHSPDGRRRCAYYPASSSSSASSSTSSLPSSSFPSSSPGCRARQVASSPAQPQSSRGHRLSKVSFAKDPT; encoded by the exons ATGGCTGTGCGCATCATACGTGGAATGGAGGACCTGGTGGCATCGAGCAGCCAGCTTGTCTGGGGCCTGGCGCATCAGACCTTGAGGAGGTGGTACAACCGCGGGCTGATGCCATGCAGACGCTTCCTAGAAACCTGGTTCAGGATTGGGAAATGCTACCAG ATGACCGAAGGACGTCTTTGCCAGGTTCAACTCCTTGACGACAGGAATCTGGAGCTGCTGGTGCAG CCCAAGCTGTTGTCCCGAGAGCTGTTAGATCTGGTGTCGTCGCACTTTAACCTGAAGGAGAAAGAATATTTTGGATTGTGCTTCATAGATGATAC TGGCCAGAATAACTGGCTCCAGCTGGATCGTAAAGTCCTTGATCATGACTTCTCCAAGACTTCAGGGCCTTTGGAGCTCAGGTTTCTCGTGAG GTTTTACATCGAGAAGATCACCTTCTTGAAAGAGAACACCACAGTGGAGCTCTTCTTCCTGAACGCAAAATCTTTAGTGTTTAAC GAGACCATCGAGGTGGAGAGTGGGAATGTTTTCAAGTTAGCCGCATTCGCATTGCAG GAGGCTAAAGGAGGTTTCACCAG TGCTGATACTGCCAGATCAGACCTGAAGCAGCTCCCAGTTCTGCCAACAAGAGTTTTAAGGGAGCACCCATCTCTCAATTTCTG tgaGGACAAAGTGATTGAACATTACAGGAAATTGAAGGGACTGACCAGAGGACAAGCAGTTGTGCA GTATCTTGCCCTGGTGGAGTCCTTGCCGACATACGGAGTCCATTATTACCCAGTGAAG GATAAGCAAGGACTACCGTGGTGGCTGGGAGTCAGCTACAAAGGCATTGGCCAGTACGATTTGCAGGATAAGCTGAAACCGAGAAAG TTGTTTCAGTGGAAGCAGTTGGAGAATTTGTATTTCCGCGAGAAGAAATTTGCAGTGGAAGTGAACGACCCGCACAG AAGAACAGTGACCAAGCGAACCTTTGGACAGACTGGTCTGGTTATTCACACATGGTATGCCAGCCACTCTCTGATTAAAACCATCTGGGTGATGGCCATCAGTCAGCACCAGTTCTACCTGGATAGAAAGCAAAGCAAA TCGAAAATGACCACAACCAGGAGTTCAGGGGACATCGCTGTTGACCTCACAGAGATCTGCGCCCCCCGGATCACTAAACTCTCCAGCATCGAGAGCAAAGACCAGCTCATCATGGCCAGCAGTGGGAGCCTCATCTCAGCCG GTTCTGCTGATTCTGAAGTCagtgaggagcagaagaaagagaagattGCAGAgttaaagaagaaagaaaaagacctTCAAGACAAGCTGACGAAGAAAGTTGAAGAactgaaaaaaatctgcatgAGAGAAGCA GAGCTTACAGGCAGATTACCTAAAGAGTATCCCCTGGCCACGGGTGAGAAGGGTCCCCAAGTCCGTCGGCGTGTTGGAACAGCCTTCAAGCTGGATGACCTCTTCCCCTATGATGAG GACCCACATTTGAGGAATCTGGAGAGCATGTTTGCGCTACAGCAGAAGATTGTAGAAGCAGCCATCAAGTTAGCCAGTGAGGGCGACCTCTGCAAGACAGctagaaagaagaggagaaataaCTTCTTGGACGCAAGGCGGAAGTTGGAGAATATCGAACGGGACATCAATGCCTACAGGATCAAGAAAGGAAAGAAGCCCACCCAGAGAGCTTCACTGATTTTAGCAG ATGATGTCAACCCTTCAGACCTCAGTTCTCTATCTGACAGCCTTACTCTGGATGATG ATGATGAGTTTACTTCCCAGAGGCAGCGGTCCAGATCAGTGCAGTATTCTCCAAGACTGCACCATGCAGAAACCCTGGACCTCCACTACAACAAAGAGAGACGTGTTTCTGCCAACGAGCAGCACGCAGAAAACAG ATTAATTTATGGACAAGTCCAGGAATCGCTCCATTACAGTCACCGTGATGCCTTATCAAGCCACAGCAGCCCTTTTAAACCGGCTTCCAGACAGCCACGTGATGCCCGCAGCATGCCCCCTACCCCTCTCCTCACCCGCAATGCCTACAGCAGCACCCAGCTAAG GACAGAGGATGCTCCACAACATTTCCGCCAGCGTAGCGGGAGTCTGGAGTCCCAGTCTCAGTTCCAGACAGAAACTGAACCTCCCGTGCCAACGGTCACCTTCTCCCCACCCCGACGCAGCAACAGCACAGAGGTCCTCGATGACGGCTCCTCCTACACAAGCCAGTCCAGTGTGGAGTACAGCGTTCCTGGTAACCACACGCACAGACGCAGAGCCCGCGGCCGCCACAGAAAAGACATGTACGCCAACACAGGCAGCATGCCCAACCTGGCTCAGCCAGACACCCGCTGCTATGCATACCAGCCCCGGGCCCGACCCACCACAACAGCTTATTACGTCACAGGTTACCCCAGCTACGCCGACCCAGAACCTTACTCCAACGGACTCTACATGTATGACAACGAGATGGAGGGACACTATAATGTCAACCCCTCCTACAATCCCGCCCCGACAGATTATCATGACATGCACAGTCACTACGGTAACGACGAGATAGACGGCATGTCGCAGCACCCATATGCCACGCTGCGGCCACCAAGAAACCGTCAGGTGGCCCACAGCAACGAGCATGTCAGCAAGAACATCCAAAAAGCCTTGGTGGCTGAGCACCTGAGAGGCTGGTACCATCGCAACGCCGCACACAAACAACCTACATACTACGACTACGACAGAGGCTCCCAGCAGAGCCTGGGCTATCAGACCATGCCTGCACCCTACAgccacaacaacagaaacatgttcTCATCAG CGTCCTCAGCATCCTCCACTGGAAACTGGCACAGCCAAATGAGTGGTGGCATGTTGGAATACGACATGCCAATGCATGCGCCGCCGCCCTCCTACTCTTACAGCACAGCCCCATACACCCACTCTGCCCACAgcag ATACGGCACCTCACAGCTTTTAAAGGCCTCCTGGCACAGCCCTGATGGTCGGAGGCGCTGTGCCTATTACCCTGCTAGTTCTTCCTCCtcagcttcctcctccacctcctccctgccctcctcctcctttccctcttcctcccctggCTGTCGGGCCAGACAGGTGGCCTCCAGCCCTGCGCAGCCTCAATCCTCCAGAGGGCACAGGCTCAGTAAGGTGTCCTTTGCTAAAG ATCCTACATAG
- the frmd4ba gene encoding FERM domain-containing protein 4B isoform X5, with translation MTEGRLCQVQLLDDRNLELLVQPKLLSRELLDLVSSHFNLKEKEYFGLCFIDDTGQNNWLQLDRKVLDHDFSKTSGPLELRFLVRFYIEKITFLKENTTVELFFLNAKSLVFNETIEVESGNVFKLAAFALQEAKGGFTSADTARSDLKQLPVLPTRVLREHPSLNFCEDKVIEHYRKLKGLTRGQAVVQYLALVESLPTYGVHYYPVKDKQGLPWWLGVSYKGIGQYDLQDKLKPRKLFQWKQLENLYFREKKFAVEVNDPHRRTVTKRTFGQTGLVIHTWYASHSLIKTIWVMAISQHQFYLDRKQSKSKMTTTRSSGDIAVDLTEICAPRITKLSSIESKDQLIMASSGSLISAGSADSEVSEEQKKEKIAELKKKEKDLQDKLTKKVEELKKICMREAELTGRLPKEYPLATGEKGPQVRRRVGTAFKLDDLFPYDEDPHLRNLESMFALQQKIVEAAIKLASEGDLCKTARKKRRNNFLDARRKLENIERDINAYRIKKGKKPTQRASLILADDVNPSDLSSLSDSLTLDDDDEFTSQRQRSRSVQYSPRLHHAETLDLHYNKERRVSANEQHAENRLIYGQVQESLHYSHRDALSSHSSPFKPASRQPRDARSMPPTPLLTRNAYSSTQLRTEDAPQHFRQRSGSLESQSQFQTETEPPVPTVTFSPPRRSNSTEVLDDGSSYTSQSSVEYSVPGNHTHRRRARGRHRKDMYANTGSMPNLAQPDTRCYAYQPRARPTTTAYYVTGYPSYADPEPYSNGLYMYDNEMEGHYNVNPSYNPAPTDYHDMHSHYGNDEIDGMSQHPYATLRPPRNRQVAHSNEHVSKNIQKALVAEHLRGWYHRNAAHKQPTYYDYDRGSQQSLGYQTMPAPYSHNNRNMFSSASSASSTGNWHSQMSGGMLEYDMPMHAPPPSYSYSTAPYTHSAHSRYGTSQLLKASWHSPDGRRRCAYYPASSSSSASSSTSSLPSSSFPSSSPGCRARQVASSPAQPQSSRGHRLSKVSFAKGSS, from the exons ATGACCGAAGGACGTCTTTGCCAGGTTCAACTCCTTGACGACAGGAATCTGGAGCTGCTGGTGCAG CCCAAGCTGTTGTCCCGAGAGCTGTTAGATCTGGTGTCGTCGCACTTTAACCTGAAGGAGAAAGAATATTTTGGATTGTGCTTCATAGATGATAC TGGCCAGAATAACTGGCTCCAGCTGGATCGTAAAGTCCTTGATCATGACTTCTCCAAGACTTCAGGGCCTTTGGAGCTCAGGTTTCTCGTGAG GTTTTACATCGAGAAGATCACCTTCTTGAAAGAGAACACCACAGTGGAGCTCTTCTTCCTGAACGCAAAATCTTTAGTGTTTAAC GAGACCATCGAGGTGGAGAGTGGGAATGTTTTCAAGTTAGCCGCATTCGCATTGCAG GAGGCTAAAGGAGGTTTCACCAG TGCTGATACTGCCAGATCAGACCTGAAGCAGCTCCCAGTTCTGCCAACAAGAGTTTTAAGGGAGCACCCATCTCTCAATTTCTG tgaGGACAAAGTGATTGAACATTACAGGAAATTGAAGGGACTGACCAGAGGACAAGCAGTTGTGCA GTATCTTGCCCTGGTGGAGTCCTTGCCGACATACGGAGTCCATTATTACCCAGTGAAG GATAAGCAAGGACTACCGTGGTGGCTGGGAGTCAGCTACAAAGGCATTGGCCAGTACGATTTGCAGGATAAGCTGAAACCGAGAAAG TTGTTTCAGTGGAAGCAGTTGGAGAATTTGTATTTCCGCGAGAAGAAATTTGCAGTGGAAGTGAACGACCCGCACAG AAGAACAGTGACCAAGCGAACCTTTGGACAGACTGGTCTGGTTATTCACACATGGTATGCCAGCCACTCTCTGATTAAAACCATCTGGGTGATGGCCATCAGTCAGCACCAGTTCTACCTGGATAGAAAGCAAAGCAAA TCGAAAATGACCACAACCAGGAGTTCAGGGGACATCGCTGTTGACCTCACAGAGATCTGCGCCCCCCGGATCACTAAACTCTCCAGCATCGAGAGCAAAGACCAGCTCATCATGGCCAGCAGTGGGAGCCTCATCTCAGCCG GTTCTGCTGATTCTGAAGTCagtgaggagcagaagaaagagaagattGCAGAgttaaagaagaaagaaaaagacctTCAAGACAAGCTGACGAAGAAAGTTGAAGAactgaaaaaaatctgcatgAGAGAAGCA GAGCTTACAGGCAGATTACCTAAAGAGTATCCCCTGGCCACGGGTGAGAAGGGTCCCCAAGTCCGTCGGCGTGTTGGAACAGCCTTCAAGCTGGATGACCTCTTCCCCTATGATGAG GACCCACATTTGAGGAATCTGGAGAGCATGTTTGCGCTACAGCAGAAGATTGTAGAAGCAGCCATCAAGTTAGCCAGTGAGGGCGACCTCTGCAAGACAGctagaaagaagaggagaaataaCTTCTTGGACGCAAGGCGGAAGTTGGAGAATATCGAACGGGACATCAATGCCTACAGGATCAAGAAAGGAAAGAAGCCCACCCAGAGAGCTTCACTGATTTTAGCAG ATGATGTCAACCCTTCAGACCTCAGTTCTCTATCTGACAGCCTTACTCTGGATGATG ATGATGAGTTTACTTCCCAGAGGCAGCGGTCCAGATCAGTGCAGTATTCTCCAAGACTGCACCATGCAGAAACCCTGGACCTCCACTACAACAAAGAGAGACGTGTTTCTGCCAACGAGCAGCACGCAGAAAACAG ATTAATTTATGGACAAGTCCAGGAATCGCTCCATTACAGTCACCGTGATGCCTTATCAAGCCACAGCAGCCCTTTTAAACCGGCTTCCAGACAGCCACGTGATGCCCGCAGCATGCCCCCTACCCCTCTCCTCACCCGCAATGCCTACAGCAGCACCCAGCTAAG GACAGAGGATGCTCCACAACATTTCCGCCAGCGTAGCGGGAGTCTGGAGTCCCAGTCTCAGTTCCAGACAGAAACTGAACCTCCCGTGCCAACGGTCACCTTCTCCCCACCCCGACGCAGCAACAGCACAGAGGTCCTCGATGACGGCTCCTCCTACACAAGCCAGTCCAGTGTGGAGTACAGCGTTCCTGGTAACCACACGCACAGACGCAGAGCCCGCGGCCGCCACAGAAAAGACATGTACGCCAACACAGGCAGCATGCCCAACCTGGCTCAGCCAGACACCCGCTGCTATGCATACCAGCCCCGGGCCCGACCCACCACAACAGCTTATTACGTCACAGGTTACCCCAGCTACGCCGACCCAGAACCTTACTCCAACGGACTCTACATGTATGACAACGAGATGGAGGGACACTATAATGTCAACCCCTCCTACAATCCCGCCCCGACAGATTATCATGACATGCACAGTCACTACGGTAACGACGAGATAGACGGCATGTCGCAGCACCCATATGCCACGCTGCGGCCACCAAGAAACCGTCAGGTGGCCCACAGCAACGAGCATGTCAGCAAGAACATCCAAAAAGCCTTGGTGGCTGAGCACCTGAGAGGCTGGTACCATCGCAACGCCGCACACAAACAACCTACATACTACGACTACGACAGAGGCTCCCAGCAGAGCCTGGGCTATCAGACCATGCCTGCACCCTACAgccacaacaacagaaacatgttcTCATCAG CGTCCTCAGCATCCTCCACTGGAAACTGGCACAGCCAAATGAGTGGTGGCATGTTGGAATACGACATGCCAATGCATGCGCCGCCGCCCTCCTACTCTTACAGCACAGCCCCATACACCCACTCTGCCCACAgcag ATACGGCACCTCACAGCTTTTAAAGGCCTCCTGGCACAGCCCTGATGGTCGGAGGCGCTGTGCCTATTACCCTGCTAGTTCTTCCTCCtcagcttcctcctccacctcctccctgccctcctcctcctttccctcttcctcccctggCTGTCGGGCCAGACAGGTGGCCTCCAGCCCTGCGCAGCCTCAATCCTCCAGAGGGCACAGGCTCAGTAAGGTGTCCTTTGCTAAAGGTAGTTCATA A
- the frmd4ba gene encoding FERM domain-containing protein 4B isoform X1 has product MAVRIIRGMEDLVASSSQLVWGLAHQTLRRWYNRGLMPCRRFLETWFRIGKCYQMTEGRLCQVQLLDDRNLELLVQPKLLSRELLDLVSSHFNLKEKEYFGLCFIDDTGQNNWLQLDRKVLDHDFSKTSGPLELRFLVRFYIEKITFLKENTTVELFFLNAKSLVFNETIEVESGNVFKLAAFALQEAKGGFTSADTARSDLKQLPVLPTRVLREHPSLNFCEDKVIEHYRKLKGLTRGQAVVQYLALVESLPTYGVHYYPVKDKQGLPWWLGVSYKGIGQYDLQDKLKPRKLFQWKQLENLYFREKKFAVEVNDPHRRTVTKRTFGQTGLVIHTWYASHSLIKTIWVMAISQHQFYLDRKQSKSKMTTTRSSGDIAVDLTEICAPRITKLSSIESKDQLIMASSGSLISAGSADSEVSEEQKKEKIAELKKKEKDLQDKLTKKVEELKKICMREAELTGRLPKEYPLATGEKGPQVRRRVGTAFKLDDLFPYDEDPHLRNLESMFALQQKIVEAAIKLASEGDLCKTARKKRRNNFLDARRKLENIERDINAYRIKKGKKPTQRASLILADDVNPSDLSSLSDSLTLDDDDEFTSQRQRSRSVQYSPRLHHAETLDLHYNKERRVSANEQHAENRLIYGQVQESLHYSHRDALSSHSSPFKPASRQPRDARSMPPTPLLTRNAYSSTQLRTEDAPQHFRQRSGSLESQSQFQTETEPPVPTVTFSPPRRSNSTEVLDDGSSYTSQSSVEYSVPGNHTHRRRARGRHRKDMYANTGSMPNLAQPDTRCYAYQPRARPTTTAYYVTGYPSYADPEPYSNGLYMYDNEMEGHYNVNPSYNPAPTDYHDMHSHYGNDEIDGMSQHPYATLRPPRNRQVAHSNEHVSKNIQKALVAEHLRGWYHRNAAHKQPTYYDYDRGSQQSLGYQTMPAPYSHNNRNMFSSASSASSTGNWHSQMSGGMLEYDMPMHAPPPSYSYSTAPYTHSAHSRYGTSQLLKASWHSPDGRRRCAYYPASSSSSASSSTSSLPSSSFPSSSPGCRARQVASSPAQPQSSRGHRLSKVSFAKGSS; this is encoded by the exons ATGGCTGTGCGCATCATACGTGGAATGGAGGACCTGGTGGCATCGAGCAGCCAGCTTGTCTGGGGCCTGGCGCATCAGACCTTGAGGAGGTGGTACAACCGCGGGCTGATGCCATGCAGACGCTTCCTAGAAACCTGGTTCAGGATTGGGAAATGCTACCAG ATGACCGAAGGACGTCTTTGCCAGGTTCAACTCCTTGACGACAGGAATCTGGAGCTGCTGGTGCAG CCCAAGCTGTTGTCCCGAGAGCTGTTAGATCTGGTGTCGTCGCACTTTAACCTGAAGGAGAAAGAATATTTTGGATTGTGCTTCATAGATGATAC TGGCCAGAATAACTGGCTCCAGCTGGATCGTAAAGTCCTTGATCATGACTTCTCCAAGACTTCAGGGCCTTTGGAGCTCAGGTTTCTCGTGAG GTTTTACATCGAGAAGATCACCTTCTTGAAAGAGAACACCACAGTGGAGCTCTTCTTCCTGAACGCAAAATCTTTAGTGTTTAAC GAGACCATCGAGGTGGAGAGTGGGAATGTTTTCAAGTTAGCCGCATTCGCATTGCAG GAGGCTAAAGGAGGTTTCACCAG TGCTGATACTGCCAGATCAGACCTGAAGCAGCTCCCAGTTCTGCCAACAAGAGTTTTAAGGGAGCACCCATCTCTCAATTTCTG tgaGGACAAAGTGATTGAACATTACAGGAAATTGAAGGGACTGACCAGAGGACAAGCAGTTGTGCA GTATCTTGCCCTGGTGGAGTCCTTGCCGACATACGGAGTCCATTATTACCCAGTGAAG GATAAGCAAGGACTACCGTGGTGGCTGGGAGTCAGCTACAAAGGCATTGGCCAGTACGATTTGCAGGATAAGCTGAAACCGAGAAAG TTGTTTCAGTGGAAGCAGTTGGAGAATTTGTATTTCCGCGAGAAGAAATTTGCAGTGGAAGTGAACGACCCGCACAG AAGAACAGTGACCAAGCGAACCTTTGGACAGACTGGTCTGGTTATTCACACATGGTATGCCAGCCACTCTCTGATTAAAACCATCTGGGTGATGGCCATCAGTCAGCACCAGTTCTACCTGGATAGAAAGCAAAGCAAA TCGAAAATGACCACAACCAGGAGTTCAGGGGACATCGCTGTTGACCTCACAGAGATCTGCGCCCCCCGGATCACTAAACTCTCCAGCATCGAGAGCAAAGACCAGCTCATCATGGCCAGCAGTGGGAGCCTCATCTCAGCCG GTTCTGCTGATTCTGAAGTCagtgaggagcagaagaaagagaagattGCAGAgttaaagaagaaagaaaaagacctTCAAGACAAGCTGACGAAGAAAGTTGAAGAactgaaaaaaatctgcatgAGAGAAGCA GAGCTTACAGGCAGATTACCTAAAGAGTATCCCCTGGCCACGGGTGAGAAGGGTCCCCAAGTCCGTCGGCGTGTTGGAACAGCCTTCAAGCTGGATGACCTCTTCCCCTATGATGAG GACCCACATTTGAGGAATCTGGAGAGCATGTTTGCGCTACAGCAGAAGATTGTAGAAGCAGCCATCAAGTTAGCCAGTGAGGGCGACCTCTGCAAGACAGctagaaagaagaggagaaataaCTTCTTGGACGCAAGGCGGAAGTTGGAGAATATCGAACGGGACATCAATGCCTACAGGATCAAGAAAGGAAAGAAGCCCACCCAGAGAGCTTCACTGATTTTAGCAG ATGATGTCAACCCTTCAGACCTCAGTTCTCTATCTGACAGCCTTACTCTGGATGATG ATGATGAGTTTACTTCCCAGAGGCAGCGGTCCAGATCAGTGCAGTATTCTCCAAGACTGCACCATGCAGAAACCCTGGACCTCCACTACAACAAAGAGAGACGTGTTTCTGCCAACGAGCAGCACGCAGAAAACAG ATTAATTTATGGACAAGTCCAGGAATCGCTCCATTACAGTCACCGTGATGCCTTATCAAGCCACAGCAGCCCTTTTAAACCGGCTTCCAGACAGCCACGTGATGCCCGCAGCATGCCCCCTACCCCTCTCCTCACCCGCAATGCCTACAGCAGCACCCAGCTAAG GACAGAGGATGCTCCACAACATTTCCGCCAGCGTAGCGGGAGTCTGGAGTCCCAGTCTCAGTTCCAGACAGAAACTGAACCTCCCGTGCCAACGGTCACCTTCTCCCCACCCCGACGCAGCAACAGCACAGAGGTCCTCGATGACGGCTCCTCCTACACAAGCCAGTCCAGTGTGGAGTACAGCGTTCCTGGTAACCACACGCACAGACGCAGAGCCCGCGGCCGCCACAGAAAAGACATGTACGCCAACACAGGCAGCATGCCCAACCTGGCTCAGCCAGACACCCGCTGCTATGCATACCAGCCCCGGGCCCGACCCACCACAACAGCTTATTACGTCACAGGTTACCCCAGCTACGCCGACCCAGAACCTTACTCCAACGGACTCTACATGTATGACAACGAGATGGAGGGACACTATAATGTCAACCCCTCCTACAATCCCGCCCCGACAGATTATCATGACATGCACAGTCACTACGGTAACGACGAGATAGACGGCATGTCGCAGCACCCATATGCCACGCTGCGGCCACCAAGAAACCGTCAGGTGGCCCACAGCAACGAGCATGTCAGCAAGAACATCCAAAAAGCCTTGGTGGCTGAGCACCTGAGAGGCTGGTACCATCGCAACGCCGCACACAAACAACCTACATACTACGACTACGACAGAGGCTCCCAGCAGAGCCTGGGCTATCAGACCATGCCTGCACCCTACAgccacaacaacagaaacatgttcTCATCAG CGTCCTCAGCATCCTCCACTGGAAACTGGCACAGCCAAATGAGTGGTGGCATGTTGGAATACGACATGCCAATGCATGCGCCGCCGCCCTCCTACTCTTACAGCACAGCCCCATACACCCACTCTGCCCACAgcag ATACGGCACCTCACAGCTTTTAAAGGCCTCCTGGCACAGCCCTGATGGTCGGAGGCGCTGTGCCTATTACCCTGCTAGTTCTTCCTCCtcagcttcctcctccacctcctccctgccctcctcctcctttccctcttcctcccctggCTGTCGGGCCAGACAGGTGGCCTCCAGCCCTGCGCAGCCTCAATCCTCCAGAGGGCACAGGCTCAGTAAGGTGTCCTTTGCTAAAGGTAGTTCATA A